tagcgaaatcctgtctctacaaacagtGCAAGAATTAGCACgatttggtggtgtgtgcctgtggtgccAGTTACTtgtgagactgaggtgggaggatcacctgagcctggggaggttgaggttgcagtgagtcatgatcacaccactgcactccagccaggaagacagagtgagaccctgtctcaaaaaaaaggtgggagctaacatggtgaaaccccgtctctactaaaaatacaaaaaaaaaaattagctgggtgtggtggcgggcacctgtagtcccagctactcgggaggctgaggcaggagaatggcatgaacccaggaggtggagcttgcagggagccaaggtcacaccactgcactccagcctgggcgactgagcaagactcagtctcaaaaaaaaaaaaaaaaggtggggagagGGCGCAGTGGTTAGAGTGTAAATCTTATGTTATGCCTACtttacctcaatttttaaaaattgtttgaagCACACACAAAAGTCTTATTTAGTGAAATCatgtactgtatgatttcatttatatgaaatatcccaAATGGGCAAATTCATAGGAAGTAACTAAATACTTGCCAGGAAATaggagaggaaatggggagtAGGGCCAGTGATTTTGGGacttctttctggggtgatgaaaatgttctggaattaaatagtggtgatggctgtacaGCCTTGTGAATACTATACTAAAACCCACTAAATTCTGCACttatttaaaagggtgaatttatggtgtataaattatatctcaataaaaattaataaaaatgggtGGTATGAGGAATTgggaaaatatatacacatatatatacacacacacacacatatatatatatacacatatatatgtaccttAACTCTAATCAGTTCCCTTTGTCCTTTCTGCAACAAAGTTACAACCAACTGATAGTATAAGGTGTCTAGTCCAGATCTCtttatctctctatctctctctctctctatatatatatatatatatgtgtatgtgtgtgtgtgtgtgtgtgtgtgtgtatgtgtatctttccagaaaaatatgcaaaatggcttggtgaattttctttttgattttaacAGTTAACTTCTTTCGGCCAGTCGTGGtgactcacagctgtaatcccagcactttgggaggctgaggtgggtggatcactgtagcccaggaattcaagaccagcctgggcagcgtatcaagaccccttctttacaaaaaatacaaaaattagccaggcttggtggcacatgcctgtagttccaaccacttgagaagctgaggcaggaggatcgcttgagcctgggaggcagaggttgcagtgagccgagattgcaccactgcactccagcctgggtgacagagccaaaccttgcttcaaaaaaaaaaatctagcctcacagcggcttatgcctgtaatcccaacactttgggaggcctttatggcaggagaatgccttgagcccaggagtttgaggctgcagtgggctatgattatgccattgcactccagcttgggagacagaaagagaccttgtcacaaaaataaattattttttctttgctttcttcctttttttttttttttttttaaagacagggcctcactatttcaacctgtcacccaggttggggtaTAACAgctcaacctcagctcactgcaacctccacctcccaggttcaagtgatactcccacctcagcctaccaagtagctaggactacaagtgcacaccaccatgcctggctcatgttttttgtgtattttttgtacacattgggtgttttgtcatgttggccatttgttttgtagagatgggggttttgtcatgttgcccgaactcctgggctcaagcgatccacccacctcagcctcccaaagtgctgggattacaggtgtgagccattgcgctcggccaattttttccttttactgtgTCTGTGGTTCCACAACTTCTTTTTGCCCATTCTCTATGGACTTTCTACTTCATTTGGACTCTGCTTAGATTGGCCTAGTTTTCTCTTTAGTCAAATCTTCAGGAACCAATTAATTaccattaaaaatgatttaacaagttttatttttattattgttaaaaatCCTCGTTTTGAGGAACACAACCACAAAGTAATCATTgatttaagtaaaaaaataataataataaaattttaaaaacgtgGCTCCAGGCCATCCAGATGCCTTAACTTGGGCTCAGGGGTCTCACACTGATGAGTTTTCTTCATGTTCCTTTGATGCCCTTTTGTGGGCAAGAATCTGTtttggaagaaaacagaattaaGGTTATCTATCACAACAACCACTATCTCCAAATGTGTATTCattccttttattcattttaagtcTCATCTACCTGATGAGATAACTTTTTTGAAGACAGGAATTGTATGCTGTTTAACAGTGCTTTGATTCTTCCACAGTTCAGTCATCCTTGCTACCTTGCAGGGGACTGGTTCTAGGATACCGCCCCCACACCGTACCAGAATCTGTGGATGCTCAATCCCTTACATATAATGGTGCAGTGTTTGCATataaccaacacacacacacccccatatactttatttatttacttacttagaGACAGGATcaccctctgtcactcaggctggagtgcagtgtcacaatcacagctcactgcagcctcaacctcctgggctccagtgatctgcctacctcagcctcttgagtagctgggactacaggtgcataccaccacacccggctaatttttttatttttatttttattaaagacaaggtctcactatactgcTCAggttggcctccgaaagtgttgggattacaagtgtgagtcaccgtgcctggtcccATGTACTTTAGGTCATCACTAATAAAATGTATAGATATTGTATAATGGCAACAGTTGTTATACTGtactttctatttgtatttttattgttcctTTTCTCAAATATTCAGCCTCATCTAGTTGAATCTGAAGATGTGGACCTGCTGATGAAGAGGGATGACTGTATCTAACTTAGGGTCTTGCATGCAGCTGGCACTTACTGCATTTTATTGACTGTTTTAGCTAACATTCAATGGACAATTCCTAgttaaaaaaactcttaaaagtatgaaaaaaaggaaacctgCTCTAAAGTGGCaggaaaaccagcctgggcaacatagcgagatcttgtctctagaacaaaagttttaaaattctctgcctgtctgtagtcccagccactctggaagctgaggcaggaggatcccttaagcccaggagtttgaggttacagtgagctagatcacaccattgctctccagtctgggtgacaacaaggccctgagaaagaaaaaaaaaagaaaggaaaggaaggaaagaaagagtgtAAGTATTGAAAAGGAAGAGACAAAACTATcattatttgcatataaaataataaatgttagccaAAGAAGCCTAAGAGAATCAACTAAGATTTTACTGGAAGTAATATGAGAATTCAGTATGGTGGCTAGATACAAAATCAAAAGAGCAGCACACAAACCTCAAATACTTTTCAGATGTGCCACCAATAACTAactagaaaatggaagaaagatcCCATTTACAATGGCAATACAAATGTCTGAAGTATTTAGGAACAAAACTACAAAGATCTGTTATCTAACAAAAGACGTGTGAGATCTATATGATGAAAACCCTAAAACTCTTCTGAAAGACATTAACAAGAAATGAATACATGACATGAAATATGGTGTTCCTAGAATGTCGTACAGATGTCAATTCTCAAATTAATCTACAAATTTAAGGTAATCCTATTCAAATCCCAAGATAGTTTTCAGTGGTGGCtgtttttgagaccgggtctcactctgttgcccaggctagagtgcagtgctatgaccacagctcactgtatcctcgaccttccaggctcaagcaatcctcccacttcagcctctgaagtCTTTCATATGGTGTCCAAGAAATGGGGACAAATCTCACAAAGGGACTAGGCTCAGGAGGGCTGGAATATTcagggaagtttctttttttttttttttttgaggcatagtctctcgctctgtcccccaggctggagtgcagtggcctgatcttggctcactgcatgatccacctcccaggttcacgccattctcctgcctcagcctcacaagtagctgtcACTAcacgcgcctgccaccacacccagctaatttttttgtatttttagtagagacggggtttcactgtgttagtcaggatggtctcgatctcctgacctcgtgatctgcctgccttggcctcccaaagtgctgggattacaggcgtgagccactgcacctggtctattCAGGGAAGGTTTCAAGCAGAAAGATGAACCGAGTTGGCTTTGGAGAGATTCATAGGATTCTCACAGGCAGAGTGAAATAAGGGAATTTTAGATGGACAAAGGCACAGACAAGAGCAGAAATGGGGATGGTGTGACTGGGGCATGGTGAGGGGCTGCTCTGGCTGGAATGGAGGGCTGCCACAATAATGGAAATGGTAAATGAGGCAAATAAGGTTGGATTAGGAGCATAGCGTCAAGGTTGCCACCTTATTAAATCACTCTTCCAATATGCTAGCACTGGCCTGTTGGGAAAAGTAATACATCACGTAATCAAACAAAAGGCAAAAAGAGGCAAGCTCCAGGAATGGGCACTGTAAACAGGACTCGCCCCAGAGTAGCCAGATGCAGGCTTTAGATATGTTGATGCaggttgagcatctctaatcTGAGGGGGAATGTCTCATATGGTGTCCAAGAAATGGTGACACGTCTCACAGAGGGTCTAAGCTCAGGAGGACTGGAGTATGAGACATTCCCCCTCCCCCATGAATTTAAAGATAcggccaaaaattttttttaaaaatggctaccGTGTAGTGCTTTAACTGGACCTATTTAGACAACGCCTTACACGCTGGAGAAGGACGATACTATGTGAATCTAATAAGTCCACAAGACAACACTTCTCACTTTTGGCTGCCTTCTTCCTCTCCAGGGTGATGACAACTCCGTGAGGGTGGAGATTATACGTCTCTCATCATTTAAGCAACAAGGAAATAAATGAGTGGCAGAGTGAGGGGTGACTCGGTGAGTGCATCCAATTGTTGACATAGTTTCGGGTGGGAGAAAGTTTGCTGTTATGTCAACTTAACTTCTTAAAATAGTCTAGTGGGATCAACTTGGTTTCATTTCACAGAGATCTCCTGGAAGCGGGGATCCTTTAAAAATCCTGGAATATACATTGCAGTAAAAGAACAAAGCATATCTCAGCCTTAAACGACAGAAGAAGAATGTCAAGTGGGAAAGTGACATTGGTTTTCAGTTTGTGGGTTCTGAATGCACACAAAGACAGGATTGTATTCTGAAAACCTGAATTAATTATTGTCCTTACCTCAATCAGACAAATCATTACAATCCAAAGTGTTAGTGTTACAGTCACAGATATTGCCAAGATGACTTCGTTGTTATGGCCGTATCGTGGAACTTCTTtcatgagcttaaaaaaaaaaaagaaaagaaaaaagaaagaccaattaaaaaaagagagagaatggaagCTAACATTTCAAAACCCCAGTATTCCAGTTGAGTAGCTTACaggttcttttgttctttttatttttttttgagacaggatctcactctgtcacccaggcgggagtacagtggtgcaatcacagttcactacagacttgacctccctgggctcaggtgatcctcccacctcagcctcccaagtagctgggactacaggcatgtgtcaccacacccacctaatttttgtattttttgtgaagacggggtttcactgtgttggccaagctggcctcaaattcctgacctcaactgatccacccacctcggcctcccaaagtgctaggattacaggcttgagctaccaccCCCGAGCTACAGTTCATCTTGTGCCGTAATCTGTTTCACTGTCTACCTGAGCAAAGTGGGAGATCACTGTCATGGCCTACGTTACATGGCCAAGACAAGCTATGGCCTGGGAGTCCCAGGTTCTCCTATGTGGGCACTGTCCTGGCATATGCTAAATGATGGGAAATCTGGGTCTCATGTTTCTGTGTGGTCCTCACCTCAGACGACTTCTGCTCTTTCTTTCCACTCTCATTAATATGGTTAGTTTTCCATTGGTCCGTATCCCATTCTGCCTTGGATGCCTTTGCTTCCTGCTGCTTGCTGAGAAGCTTCATCAGGAGGCCTGTTCGCGACATGAGCTTGGCACAGGTCATTTGCACATACGTTTCTGAACATTCCATTTTCAGTGTCTAGATAACATGAGACATGAACCTTCTCACATCCTCGTTGGGGATGAGGGACCGTAGCTGCTGGGTTAGCTGAATTTCAAACTGATCACCTGGGGAGGAGAGCAATGGGTCATTGAAGCTTTTGGGCTTGGGGGACAGGCCAGTGCCCACGTTGTTGTATTCCCATTTTCTCTCAGCTTGGTTAAAGTTGGCTGTAAGTTGAACGCAGTCCCGGTGGAAGCTGCCACAGGAGGATGATTGTAGTTTGTGTTTTCAGAGATGGTGCCTTCTGGCATAACAGTGTTTTCCATAAAAACGTTTTCTTCAGAGGCATCTCTTGCAGCTGTGTCTTTTACATGAGTGTTTTCTCTTAAAACATTCTGAAGGAGCAAATACTTCCAGAAGAGGGTTTTCTTGAGGACTCAAGATCCTAAGGATGAAAAAACCCCTTGTGAATTTATGAGGCTCTTCTCTGCAGAGAACGGCAGCCTCTTTGCGAGCATCAGTCTATTGAGATAACTGCTCTTTCTAAACTTTCTAATCTTTTTGGCCTTGGGTATTCTGTGGGCCACATGGGAGCGAGTTTTATAAAAGTGGTATTTTTTTTGGAACGTATGATTTGTTTAGAATCTTCCATATTTTTAACACTAGCCATTGCAATTTCTAGCAGAGGATGGTTTCGATCCATCGACTTCTGGGTTATGGGCCCAGCACGCTTCCACTGCGCCACTCTGCTGGCTTAGCCATTGCAATTTCTAACAATAAATGGGGTAGGCTAAGTCTTTCGGTCTGTCTCTGACCTGAGGTAGGGCTCTTGCGGGGCTAGAGGCAGAAGGCATGACCATGGAGAAGGGTTTCAGCATAGAGGAGACTGCTGCCTTATGCTCTTGGGTGAACGAAGGCTTAGAGTAGATGGTTTTTCCCGCTACCTTCTCAGGACCCTGCACTACGTGAGGCTGTTCCAGCTCCCTTGGGGCTGGACTCTCAAGCCTTTTTTCTTTGGTAGCATTGTCCACAAGTGCCTGGGCATCCTGTTCTTTCCTAGTGCTGTGCTTTCCCGCCTCTTTGAAGTGTCTTTTCTGGATGCTCCTTGGGCCTATGAGGACTGTCTTCAGTCTCTGTAAGTTTTGCCTACACTTTGAATCTTGCTAGGCTGTTTTCCTATGGTTCAAcagtttctagtttatttggaaatatttgatgTTCAAATTTATTACCTAGAAGGTTGGACTGTGAGGGGctctttctattgtttttcaaaatacctCAGGAGACTATCTCCATCTCGTCCATTTGAAAAAAGCAGTTTAGCGAATggtaacaatattgattctgcaTCTAGATCTGCTGAGAAATAAGGCAAGATATTACTTAGTGCACTGATAACATCACTCTCATCATTGGTGTCTTGCTGCCTTCTCCCAAAGCCTGACATCTGGCGCAGCTCCTCATCGGGGATCTTGTCCTGCCGCTTCTTTTAGTCAAAGTCCAGGCGGCGGCCCTCCAGCTTCTGCACGTGGTGCTGGATCCCCTTCAGGTCTTTCTCACACAGGTTCTGGAGGAAGTCAATGAAGTTCTGCTTGACCTCTATGTCCAGGGAGTTCTTCACCTCTGCCAGGTGCTTCATGGACTCGCTGGCATCCAGCAGTGCATCAGTGAAGTTGGACTCGTTGCCCAGCTCCTTCTGGTGGCGGATGAGGCACTGGCTCAGGACGCCCTCCGACTGCGGGTAGCCGGGGTTCTTCACCTGGCCCCGGATCTTGCACACCGTGAGCATGGTCAGCTTAGCCTGCGAGGCTGGGTTGGACTGCAGGTACTTGATGGTCCTTGCCAGCATTTCCGTCACCGCCTTATTGATGACACCTCCATCTCTTTGAAGTCATCATCTCGCTTGGTCCCCTCAGCCCCTCCGACCTTCTCACTGACCTTATAGGACTGCTTCTTCAGCCCTGCAACCGACACGCTGCCTCCCGCCGCCGAACCTCCCTCCTGGACCGCGCCAGCGACAGGCTCCCAGGCGCGCCACCCTCTGCGTGCCTCGGGCCCCACCACGTGCTTGCCAGCTCTGCGCCTGCCCCGGTGCCGCCTCcagttcatgatttttttttttttcttttttaaagctctgATCCTGTTTATTTGGCAGGAAAACGAGACAATCCAGCAGCCCAGGAGGGACAAGTGGGCTTAATTCTCCTCCTCATcgtctccagccccagccccaccctggccCTTCTTGGCATTCTTCGTCTTTACGCGGCCCGGGCGGCCACCCCCATAGGGAGAGCGCAGAGAGAAGTCGATGTGCTTCTGGGAATCCAGGCGGACAATGAAGGACGGGATGTTCACCACCTGCTTGCGGACCCTGATATGGCGCTGGCGGATCAGCACGCGAGCGTGGTGGATGGACTTGGCCAAGCCCAGCTTGAAGACCTGGGTCTGTAGGCGTCTCTCTAAGAAATCCTCTATCTTCAGGCCCAGGATGTAATCCAGCTTCATCTTGCCCTCATCCAGCACCCCAATGCGGACCAGCCGCCGCAGCAGGGAGTTGCCTTCGAACAGACGCCGTGGGTCCTTCTCATCAAGCGTCAGCAGTTCCCGGGAGGCCTTGCGGATCTTGGCCAGGGTAAATTTGACCCTCCAGACCTCACGTTTATTCCGGAGCCCATACTCGCCGATCAGCTTCAGCTCTTGGTTGAGACAAGATTTCTTGAAGGGTCTCCGCGGGGTCACATAAGTTTTGCGACAAACCCAGCTCCGGGCCACTGGCATATTGGCTCCGCTTCCCCATCTGCGCCTGAGCAAAAGACCTGGTCACTGAGAAAGAGCAGTTCATGATTCTTAAGTCTCCTTCAATCTAGATCTGTTCGCAGGATTGTTTCAAAATATACTGACAAAGCTTTGAGACTGTAAATGACCTGAGATACACATTCTCCTTATTTGAGGATAGTAATTTTTCAATACGCATTAAACATCATTACACATGAGCCAAGACAAATGAGCTGGCCTACGTACTTTGTATATAAATGTGTAAACTCCTCAAGACTTCCAATAATGAACTCCAATGAGGAAATCAGTTCAATGTCTTTATGTCCTTGGTGACAAATGGTTACAGACAATCAGAGCATTTTTCCTACCCACTAATGGTCAAGAAAAAAGCAGACAGATCCTCACTATCTTAGAGAACTAAGTGAGAAAGTTGTTCGATGAAGAGGACTTCATCCAGAGAGGAAGGGATCTAGCTCACAGGGAAGATgctgcaggaggctgaggaaagtgaggctagGGCAGTAAAACAGATCTGACAACCTGGTGAAGATAAGAAAGTGACCTGACAAAAATGAATGGAGCAGAGCGCTAAATGAAGGGCCCTTTCCATGCTAATCTTGCATAATGCCCTCAACCAGCCTTAGCATAACTGAGTTTCTATTTAGCTTGCCATGTtgtggggggtggtggtggcacAATTTAAGTTGCAGTAAGTTGTGTAACAAACTCACAATAGGGC
The sequence above is drawn from the Symphalangus syndactylus isolate Jambi chromosome 20, NHGRI_mSymSyn1-v2.1_pri, whole genome shotgun sequence genome and encodes:
- the LOC129469905 gene encoding small ribosomal subunit protein uS4-like isoform X1, whose protein sequence is MPVARSWVCRKTYVTPRRPFKKSCLNQELKLIGEYGLRNKREVWRVKFTLAKIRKASRELLTLDEKDPRRLFEGNSLLRRLVRIGVLDEGKMKLDYILGLKIEDFLERRLQTQVFKLGLAKSIHHARVLIRQRHIRVRKQVVNIPSFIVRLDSQKHIDFSLRSPYGGGRPGRVKTKNAKKGQGGAGAGDDEEEN
- the LOC129469905 gene encoding small ribosomal subunit protein uS4-like isoform X2 codes for the protein MPVARSWVCRKTYVTPRRPFKKSCLNQELKLIGEYGLRNKREVWRVKFTLAKIRKASRELLTLDEKDPRRLFEGSASRW